One region of Chitinophaga varians genomic DNA includes:
- the aspA gene encoding aspartate ammonia-lyase: protein MKQTFRKEHDFLGERKIDDTVFYGIQTLRAIENFHITGVPVSREPVFIKALGYVKKAAAMANMELGVLPREIGEAIMKASDRLIAGELTDQFPTDMIQGGAGTSVNMNANEVIANAGLEYMGHPKGAYEYLHPNNHVNCSQSTNDAYPTAMRIALYLKVNDLLTSIDLLQKSFGKKGVEFANVLKMGRTQLQDAVPMSLGAEFNAFATTLREDIQRLREIQALLTEVNMGATAIGTTINAPAGYPELVTQYLGEITGLPIVLATDLVEATSDTGAFVLLSGMLKRTAVKVSKICNDLRLLSSGPRVGLNEINLPQLQPGSSIMPGKVNPVIPEVVNQTAYYVIGSDLTITMAAEAGQLQLNVMEPVIAFSLFNMITYLQHAFDTLRLKCVDGITANADVSKAMVMNSIGIVTALNPLLGYETCAAIAKEALKTGKTIHQIVVEEKGYITEEQWNDIYSFENMIHPHGIYTKA, encoded by the coding sequence ATGAAACAGACATTCAGAAAAGAACACGACTTCCTCGGAGAAAGAAAAATAGATGACACCGTATTTTATGGTATCCAGACATTAAGGGCCATCGAAAACTTCCACATCACCGGCGTGCCCGTTTCCCGCGAACCGGTGTTCATCAAAGCCCTGGGTTATGTGAAGAAAGCAGCGGCCATGGCCAATATGGAACTGGGCGTGCTGCCCCGCGAAATAGGCGAGGCTATTATGAAAGCCAGCGACCGGCTCATCGCCGGTGAACTGACAGACCAGTTCCCCACCGATATGATACAGGGCGGCGCCGGCACTTCTGTCAACATGAACGCCAATGAGGTCATCGCCAACGCGGGACTGGAATACATGGGCCATCCCAAAGGAGCATACGAATACCTGCATCCCAACAATCATGTCAACTGCTCCCAGAGCACCAATGACGCCTACCCTACCGCCATGCGCATTGCCTTGTACCTGAAAGTCAATGACCTGCTGACTTCCATCGATCTGCTGCAAAAGTCTTTCGGCAAAAAGGGAGTGGAATTTGCCAACGTGCTCAAAATGGGACGCACACAGTTGCAGGACGCCGTGCCGATGAGCCTCGGCGCTGAATTCAACGCTTTCGCCACCACGCTGCGGGAAGACATACAACGCCTGCGCGAAATACAGGCGCTGCTGACAGAAGTCAATATGGGCGCTACCGCCATCGGTACCACTATCAATGCGCCGGCCGGCTACCCAGAACTGGTGACCCAATACCTGGGCGAAATCACCGGATTGCCGATCGTGCTGGCTACCGACCTCGTGGAAGCCACTTCCGATACCGGCGCGTTTGTACTGCTGTCCGGCATGCTGAAACGTACCGCCGTAAAAGTGTCCAAGATATGTAATGACCTGAGGCTGCTGTCTTCCGGACCACGGGTAGGGCTAAACGAAATCAACCTGCCACAGCTGCAGCCCGGTTCTTCCATTATGCCAGGCAAGGTAAACCCGGTCATTCCGGAAGTAGTGAACCAGACAGCCTACTACGTTATCGGCAGCGACCTGACCATCACCATGGCCGCAGAAGCAGGCCAGCTGCAGCTCAACGTGATGGAGCCGGTGATCGCTTTCAGCCTGTTCAATATGATCACCTATCTGCAGCATGCTTTTGATACGCTCCGCCTCAAATGTGTGGACGGTATCACCGCCAACGCAGACGTTTCCAAAGCAATGGTGATGAACAGCATCGGCATCGTTACAGCACTGAACCCGTTGCTGGGCTATGAAACCTGCGCTGCCATTGCGAAAGAAGCTTTAAAAACAGGCAAAACCATCCATCAGATAGTAGTAGAAGAGAAAGGATATATCACAGAAGAACAGTGGAATGACATCTATTCATTCGAGAACATGATCCATCCGCACGGCATTTACACAAAGGCATAA
- the tkt gene encoding transketolase produces the protein MKAMTIEEKCIDTIRCLAMDAVQKANSGHPGTPMALAPAAFVLWTKHLRYNPRKPDWFNRDRFVLSNGHASMLQYAVLHLTGYDISLDDIKAFRQWGSNTPGHPEYGLTPGIETTTGPLGQGIMTAVGMAMAEAHLAAVFNKDDIKIVDHHTYVFCSDGDLMEGASHEAASVAGHLGLGKLICLYDNNHITIEGNTSLAYSDDVAKRFEAYHWHVQDLGDRGNDLEAISAAFEAAKAVTDMPSMILLRTHIGYGSPNKQDTPEAHGSPLGADEIKLTKEFYGWPPDEDFYVPEDVRVYMKKVIEQGKDTEQSWEKLKEDYQNKYPGEYALLQQYVAQALPEGWDRDVPVYKPEDGPKATREISAAFLNAVAGKLPWLMGGSGDLEPSTLTMIKSSGYFSKEHYENRNIAWGIREHVMCAASSGLQLHGGVRAYAATFFIFTDYARPAIRLACIMELPVIYVMTHDSIGLGEDGTTHQPVEHLASLRAMPHLCVIRPADANEAAWAWHTAIARTKGPTMLVLTRQKLPITDRTKTGSARGLQQGAYILSKEKGDMPALILIATGSEVQLALDAQQKLWEENIDARVVSMPSWELFSEQSENYRHQVLPPAVKARVAIEAGSPEGWGQWTGERGVMIGLSHFGSSAPAKELFKHYGFTVDNVLEKSRKLLQHEKVDRV, from the coding sequence ATGAAAGCTATGACCATCGAAGAAAAGTGTATTGACACCATTCGTTGCCTGGCAATGGATGCGGTACAGAAAGCGAATTCAGGGCATCCGGGTACGCCGATGGCACTGGCGCCGGCGGCATTTGTATTGTGGACGAAGCATCTGCGTTATAATCCCCGGAAGCCGGACTGGTTTAACCGCGACCGTTTTGTGTTGTCCAATGGCCACGCTTCGATGCTACAATATGCGGTATTACATCTCACCGGCTATGATATTTCTCTGGATGATATCAAGGCTTTCCGGCAGTGGGGCAGTAATACGCCGGGACATCCCGAATATGGCCTTACGCCGGGCATAGAGACTACTACCGGTCCGCTGGGACAGGGTATTATGACCGCTGTGGGGATGGCCATGGCCGAAGCGCACCTGGCTGCTGTTTTTAATAAAGACGATATAAAGATCGTTGACCATCATACTTATGTTTTCTGTAGTGATGGCGACCTGATGGAGGGTGCTTCTCATGAAGCCGCTTCGGTGGCGGGCCACCTGGGCTTAGGTAAACTCATATGTTTGTATGATAATAATCATATCACGATAGAAGGTAATACATCGCTGGCCTATTCCGATGATGTGGCCAAACGGTTTGAGGCATACCACTGGCATGTGCAGGACCTGGGCGACAGGGGGAATGACCTGGAAGCCATATCAGCTGCTTTCGAGGCCGCCAAGGCGGTGACAGACATGCCTTCCATGATCCTGCTGCGTACCCATATCGGGTATGGGTCCCCCAATAAACAGGATACGCCTGAAGCGCACGGCTCTCCGCTGGGTGCTGACGAAATAAAGCTCACCAAAGAATTTTACGGCTGGCCGCCGGATGAAGATTTTTATGTGCCCGAAGATGTGCGAGTGTACATGAAAAAGGTCATTGAGCAAGGGAAGGATACCGAACAATCGTGGGAGAAGCTGAAGGAAGATTATCAGAACAAATATCCCGGCGAATATGCGTTGTTGCAGCAGTATGTTGCCCAGGCACTGCCTGAAGGATGGGACAGAGATGTGCCGGTATACAAACCGGAAGACGGTCCCAAGGCCACGCGGGAAATCTCTGCCGCATTCCTGAACGCCGTAGCGGGGAAGCTGCCCTGGCTGATGGGCGGCAGCGGCGACCTGGAGCCGTCCACGCTGACGATGATCAAATCATCCGGTTATTTTAGCAAAGAACATTATGAAAACCGCAATATCGCCTGGGGCATACGCGAACATGTGATGTGCGCCGCCAGCTCCGGGCTGCAGTTACACGGTGGCGTCAGGGCTTATGCCGCTACCTTCTTCATTTTTACGGACTATGCGCGGCCCGCTATCCGGTTGGCCTGTATCATGGAGCTGCCCGTGATTTACGTGATGACGCATGACAGTATCGGACTGGGGGAAGACGGCACCACGCACCAGCCTGTAGAACACCTGGCATCGTTGCGCGCCATGCCGCATCTTTGTGTGATAAGGCCTGCGGACGCCAATGAAGCCGCCTGGGCCTGGCATACGGCCATTGCCCGCACCAAAGGCCCTACCATGCTGGTGTTGACGCGGCAGAAACTGCCCATTACCGATCGCACCAAAACAGGGAGTGCCCGCGGCTTACAGCAGGGCGCCTATATCCTGTCAAAGGAAAAAGGAGACATGCCCGCGCTGATATTGATCGCCACCGGTTCAGAAGTGCAGCTGGCACTTGATGCCCAGCAAAAGCTGTGGGAAGAAAATATTGACGCCAGGGTGGTCAGTATGCCTAGTTGGGAGTTGTTCAGCGAGCAGTCGGAGAATTACCGGCACCAGGTACTGCCGCCGGCCGTGAAAGCCCGTGTGGCAATAGAAGCGGGTTCACCGGAAGGATGGGGACAATGGACCGGTGAAAGAGGCGTGATGATCGGTCTTTCCCATTTTGGCTCCAGTGCGCCGGCAAAAGAACTGTTCAAACACTATGGATTTACCGTAGACAACGTGTTGGAAAAATCGCGTAAACTATTGCAGCATGAAAAAGTTGATCGTGTTTGA
- a CDS encoding HAD-IIB family hydrolase, which translates to MKKLIVFDLDGTLAVSKSPVDEAMAGLLSRLTQITQVAIISGGKWEQFEKQVLRLLPPEARLTALYILPTCGTQFYHYQQSWQLLYAENFTEEEKTKIIQSLQTAVSEAGYTVEKTWGEQIEDRGSQITWSALGQEAPVDAKKTWDPDFAKRKKIQQILDKLIPGFAVNLGGMTSVDITKEGIDKAYGIRKLRDTLHVTIEEMLFVGDALFEGGNDYPALQAGVRCVAVRDPEDTRRVIDAILACLGD; encoded by the coding sequence ATGAAAAAGTTGATCGTGTTTGACCTGGACGGGACGTTGGCGGTGAGCAAGTCGCCTGTTGACGAAGCGATGGCCGGTCTGTTGTCGCGGTTGACACAGATAACACAGGTGGCCATTATTTCCGGAGGCAAATGGGAGCAGTTTGAAAAGCAGGTGCTGCGGCTGTTGCCGCCGGAAGCGCGTCTCACCGCGTTGTACATATTGCCTACCTGTGGCACGCAGTTTTATCATTACCAGCAGTCGTGGCAGTTGCTGTACGCAGAAAATTTTACCGAAGAAGAAAAAACGAAAATTATCCAATCACTGCAAACTGCTGTCAGTGAAGCGGGTTATACCGTAGAAAAAACCTGGGGTGAACAGATAGAAGACCGTGGCAGCCAGATCACATGGTCAGCGCTGGGACAGGAAGCGCCCGTGGATGCCAAAAAAACATGGGACCCTGATTTCGCCAAACGAAAGAAGATACAACAGATACTTGATAAATTGATTCCTGGCTTTGCTGTTAATCTTGGCGGCATGACATCTGTTGATATTACGAAAGAAGGTATAGATAAAGCATATGGTATCCGTAAGCTGCGCGATACGTTGCATGTCACTATTGAAGAGATGTTGTTTGTAGGAGACGCCCTGTTTGAAGGGGGAAACGATTATCCTGCGTTGCAGGCCGGCGTTCGCTGTGTGGCCGTAAGAGACCCTGAAGATACCCGGAGGGTAATAGATGCCATTCTGGCTTGTCTGGGTGATTAA
- a CDS encoding porin family protein, whose amino-acid sequence MKKLRLAVAVIAVAALSPFIAKAQIDLGAKAGLSIPNLTSGSSSNPINSGWSSRLGLDAGIHAEFHLTKRFSIQPEIRYSAQGGKKDGNQGFTPTPEMAGFFQQQGQPVPQYLYGTYKSVAKFNYLMVPVLAKYHFGFSPKWDLYVAAGPFVSFLLDGKNETSGSSPIYLDEAHTQQLPFPAVDFNHTQNIKDDLKKANFGISGQVGVAYHVNSRSAIFIEGGGNYGFVKIQKDTKNGENNTGAGVVVLGYSYRIKDKK is encoded by the coding sequence ATGAAAAAATTACGTTTAGCCGTTGCCGTAATAGCAGTGGCTGCACTGTCTCCGTTCATTGCAAAAGCACAAATTGATCTCGGTGCAAAGGCTGGTTTAAGTATCCCTAATCTGACTTCCGGCAGTTCTTCCAATCCTATTAATAGCGGCTGGAGTTCCAGACTGGGGCTGGACGCAGGCATACATGCAGAATTTCACCTTACCAAACGTTTTTCTATACAGCCTGAAATCAGATATTCTGCGCAGGGTGGTAAAAAAGACGGTAACCAGGGCTTTACACCAACTCCGGAAATGGCAGGTTTCTTTCAACAGCAGGGCCAACCTGTTCCTCAGTATTTGTATGGAACATATAAAAGCGTTGCCAAGTTCAACTACCTGATGGTGCCGGTACTGGCTAAATATCACTTCGGCTTCAGCCCCAAATGGGACCTGTATGTAGCTGCCGGTCCGTTTGTGAGCTTCCTGCTGGACGGTAAAAATGAAACCAGCGGCAGCAGCCCGATTTACCTGGACGAAGCGCACACACAACAATTGCCTTTCCCTGCTGTGGATTTCAACCATACCCAGAACATCAAAGATGACCTGAAGAAAGCCAACTTTGGTATCTCCGGTCAGGTAGGTGTGGCGTACCATGTCAACAGCAGAAGCGCTATCTTCATTGAAGGTGGTGGCAACTACGGTTTCGTGAAAATCCAGAAAGACACCAAAAACGGTGAAAACAACACCGGTGCAGGTGTAGTGGTACTGGGTTACTCTTACCGTATTAAAGACAAAAAATAA
- a CDS encoding glycosyl hydrolase family 95 catalytic domain-containing protein: MKYLITCLLAATTTATGFAQQRPMKLWYTSPASATAKDGTSPWKDDPAWLQALPLGNGNIGAMVFGDVNQERVQLNEKTLWNGSNDDNDNPEAAKYLPEIRKLLFEGKFKEATALTNKTQICKGAGSGHGNGSNVPFGTYQTLGDLRLDFGKSSAVSGYQRSLQLDDATVRVSYEQDGVRYTREYFVSAPANVLAVKLSADKKGAISFSATMDRPERFTTKASGHELVMTGALNNGKGGDGMKYMARLQARNKGGQVTYTGNQLTVKNADEVILYLAASTDYLPNYPTYKGRDFSGLTAKALQAATAQPYAQLKQAHVKDYQRLFNRVAIQLSDDTTDDIPTDVRLQRIKETGNDNHLTELYFQYGRYLLISSARKNTLPANLQGIWANKVLAPWNGDYHTNINVQMNYWPAEVANLGELHLSLTNFIQGIEKPATRSAAVQFGGSGWCINPIVNVWGFTSPGEEPSWGLTTGASGWICEHLWEHFAFTRDTAYLRKVYPTLREAARFYLGWLVKDPETGKLVSGPASSPENAFEAPDGSNGTISMGPSHDQEVIQELFTNVLQAATVLQQSDPFLDKLREAKNNLLQPQIGEDGRVMEWAKPYLEKEPGHRHMSHLYALYPGSAFNEAQTPQYVNAARKSLEYRLQHGGAQTGWSAAWVTNMWARLKNGPEALKAFNIILAHKSANNLFNLHPPFQIDGNFGATAGIAEMLLQSHENMVTLLPALPAEWKNGAVNGLCARGGFVVNMSWKDGRLATATLHATKNGGCQVRYRDQIVVLNTEAGKDYPLNALLQ, from the coding sequence ATGAAATACCTGATCACCTGCCTGCTGGCGGCTACAACCACCGCCACAGGATTCGCACAGCAACGTCCGATGAAGCTGTGGTACACTTCCCCTGCCAGCGCTACCGCGAAAGACGGCACTTCTCCCTGGAAAGATGATCCGGCATGGCTACAGGCCCTGCCACTGGGCAATGGCAATATTGGCGCCATGGTATTCGGCGATGTCAACCAGGAACGGGTACAGCTAAACGAAAAGACGTTGTGGAACGGCAGCAACGATGATAATGATAATCCCGAGGCAGCCAAATATCTCCCCGAAATAAGAAAGCTTCTCTTCGAGGGCAAGTTTAAAGAAGCTACGGCCCTTACCAATAAAACACAGATCTGCAAAGGCGCCGGCTCCGGTCATGGCAACGGCTCCAACGTGCCTTTCGGTACCTATCAGACGCTGGGCGACCTGCGGCTGGATTTCGGTAAAAGCAGCGCTGTTTCCGGCTACCAACGCAGCCTGCAACTGGACGATGCTACTGTTCGTGTCAGCTATGAACAGGACGGCGTGCGTTATACCCGCGAATATTTTGTGAGCGCCCCCGCGAATGTACTGGCAGTAAAACTGTCGGCCGACAAAAAAGGAGCCATCAGTTTTTCCGCTACCATGGACCGCCCCGAACGGTTTACCACAAAAGCAAGCGGCCATGAACTCGTAATGACCGGGGCTTTAAACAACGGTAAAGGCGGCGATGGCATGAAGTACATGGCGCGCCTGCAAGCGCGCAACAAAGGCGGACAGGTAACATATACGGGCAATCAGTTGACCGTCAAGAATGCTGACGAAGTGATTTTGTACCTGGCAGCATCCACGGATTATCTGCCTAACTATCCCACTTACAAAGGGCGCGATTTCAGCGGCCTGACGGCCAAAGCGCTGCAAGCCGCCACGGCGCAGCCTTACGCGCAGTTGAAACAGGCACATGTAAAAGACTACCAGCGCCTGTTTAACAGGGTAGCGATACAACTGTCTGATGATACCACAGACGATATCCCAACCGATGTACGGTTGCAACGCATAAAAGAAACGGGCAACGATAACCACCTGACGGAATTGTATTTCCAGTACGGCCGTTACCTGCTCATTTCTTCTGCCCGGAAAAACACGCTGCCGGCCAATCTGCAGGGCATATGGGCCAATAAGGTACTGGCTCCGTGGAACGGGGACTATCATACTAACATCAACGTACAAATGAATTACTGGCCTGCGGAAGTGGCCAACCTGGGCGAGCTGCATTTGTCGCTGACCAATTTTATCCAGGGTATTGAGAAGCCTGCCACCCGTTCAGCCGCCGTACAGTTTGGTGGTAGCGGCTGGTGCATCAATCCCATCGTTAACGTATGGGGTTTCACCTCACCGGGGGAAGAGCCTTCCTGGGGCCTTACCACCGGCGCCAGCGGATGGATCTGCGAACATCTTTGGGAACACTTTGCTTTCACCCGCGATACGGCCTATCTGCGTAAGGTATATCCCACACTGCGCGAAGCCGCCCGTTTTTACCTGGGCTGGCTGGTGAAAGATCCGGAGACCGGCAAACTGGTATCTGGTCCGGCCTCTTCACCCGAAAACGCTTTCGAAGCGCCGGACGGCAGCAACGGTACCATCAGCATGGGCCCATCGCATGACCAGGAAGTGATACAGGAACTGTTCACCAACGTATTACAGGCCGCCACTGTGCTGCAACAGTCGGACCCATTCCTGGACAAACTGCGCGAAGCTAAAAACAACCTGCTACAACCGCAGATAGGTGAAGACGGCAGGGTGATGGAATGGGCTAAACCTTATCTGGAGAAAGAACCGGGACACCGGCATATGTCGCATTTATATGCCTTGTACCCGGGATCTGCCTTCAATGAAGCCCAGACACCGCAATATGTCAACGCAGCACGTAAATCGCTTGAATACCGCCTGCAACACGGCGGGGCACAGACAGGCTGGAGCGCCGCCTGGGTGACCAACATGTGGGCGCGCCTGAAAAACGGCCCCGAAGCATTAAAGGCTTTTAATATCATCCTGGCACATAAGTCAGCAAACAACCTGTTCAACCTGCATCCGCCATTTCAGATAGACGGCAACTTCGGCGCTACTGCCGGTATCGCCGAAATGCTGCTGCAAAGCCATGAAAATATGGTGACGTTGTTACCGGCGCTGCCGGCGGAATGGAAAAACGGGGCTGTCAACGGTCTTTGTGCCCGTGGCGGTTTTGTGGTGAATATGTCGTGGAAAGACGGCCGTTTGGCGACGGCTACGCTGCATGCCACCAAAAACGGCGGCTGCCAGGTGCGTTACCGCGATCAGATTGTGGTGCTCAATACCGAAGCTGGTAAAGATTATCCGCTGAATGCACTGCTGCAGTAA
- a CDS encoding efflux RND transporter periplasmic adaptor subunit — protein MRKIFIYIAITGFLYACNNKPAAEKTPAENKPAADNNTVTLDSVQKKNAGIVLDTVRMVNMHATLRATGTVDVPPQNLISISFPMGGYLKSTRLLPGSQVSRGETIGTMEDQSYVQLQQEYLTAKANMEYLSADMDRQRTLSEADAISKKRYQQVLNEYKTAQVTLKSVGEKLRIININPDKLTVGNISRTVPLFSPINGYVTKVNVNIGRYVMPSDVMFELVNPEDIHAAITVFEKDIPSFHKGLRGKVTLVDRPDKVYDIETILVTKNINDNRSGLIHCHFENPGHDLLPGMFLNATFDMDNQQALAVPEDAVVRYMGKEYVFTTKDGNSFTLVPVNTGLKESKMVQLLPGGKDLTNEKIVTTGAYSLLGKLKNTGEGEE, from the coding sequence ATGCGGAAGATATTCATATACATCGCCATCACCGGCTTCCTATACGCCTGTAACAATAAACCGGCAGCAGAAAAAACACCGGCGGAAAACAAACCGGCAGCAGATAACAACACCGTTACCCTCGACAGTGTACAGAAAAAAAATGCGGGCATCGTACTCGATACCGTACGGATGGTCAATATGCACGCCACGCTCCGCGCCACCGGCACCGTAGACGTGCCACCGCAAAACCTTATCTCCATCAGCTTCCCGATGGGCGGCTACCTCAAAAGCACGCGCCTCCTGCCCGGCAGCCAGGTGTCCAGGGGAGAAACGATAGGCACCATGGAGGACCAGAGCTATGTGCAGCTGCAACAGGAATACCTGACGGCCAAAGCCAATATGGAATACCTGTCGGCCGATATGGACCGGCAACGCACCCTCAGCGAAGCAGATGCTATCAGCAAAAAACGATATCAACAGGTGCTCAATGAATATAAAACCGCACAGGTAACGCTGAAGTCTGTCGGAGAAAAGCTGCGTATCATCAACATCAACCCGGACAAACTCACGGTAGGCAATATCTCCCGTACGGTGCCGCTCTTCTCTCCCATCAACGGTTACGTTACCAAAGTGAATGTCAACATCGGCCGTTATGTAATGCCTTCTGATGTGATGTTTGAACTGGTCAACCCGGAAGATATCCACGCGGCCATCACCGTGTTTGAAAAAGACATCCCCTCCTTCCACAAAGGCCTGAGAGGTAAAGTGACGCTGGTAGACAGACCCGATAAAGTCTACGATATTGAAACCATCCTGGTCACTAAAAACATCAACGACAACCGCAGCGGCCTGATACACTGCCACTTTGAAAACCCGGGACACGACCTGCTGCCGGGCATGTTCCTCAATGCCACCTTTGACATGGACAACCAACAGGCGCTCGCCGTACCGGAAGACGCCGTAGTGCGCTATATGGGCAAAGAATATGTGTTCACCACCAAAGATGGCAACAGCTTCACGCTGGTACCGGTTAATACCGGCCTGAAAGAAAGTAAAATGGTACAGCTGCTGCCCGGCGGTAAAGACCTTACCAATGAGAAGATTGTGACAACAGGCGCCTATTCGCTGTTAGGTAAACTGAAAAATACCGGCGAAGGAGAAGAATAA